The following are encoded together in the Ezakiella massiliensis genome:
- a CDS encoding carbohydrate ABC transporter permease, producing the protein MKKLNRKIKPYILLLPALAIIFMFSIYPTVKVLLMAFYTKYNYFKHIVFETGTDNFVNLFNDELFLLSLKNTARIVVWVVPISIIILIFISTLLYENTKIKNFIRGVYFIPFITSTAAVAVVFRWIFNSKFGLLNYFLGLIGIEPIAWLLDPNYSIYATIIFCIWKTLGYNILIFVTGLRKIDDVYLKAAKVDGANAFVRFKRIILPLLSPTILFISITSLIGTFKVFQEVYTLFGRSPGPLNSSLTIVYYIYDNLMNKFSYGIAAAASLVLFAIVLLVTLIQFLVSKKYVHYS; encoded by the coding sequence ATGAAGAAATTAAATAGGAAAATAAAACCATATATCCTACTGCTACCAGCCTTGGCTATAATTTTTATGTTTAGTATTTATCCAACTGTAAAAGTTTTACTGATGGCTTTTTACACTAAGTACAATTATTTTAAGCATATAGTTTTTGAAACGGGCACTGATAATTTCGTAAATTTGTTTAATGATGAGTTGTTTTTATTATCATTAAAAAATACAGCTAGGATAGTTGTCTGGGTAGTTCCAATATCAATTATAATTTTGATTTTTATATCAACATTATTGTACGAAAACACAAAAATAAAAAACTTTATAAGAGGAGTATATTTTATTCCTTTTATAACCAGTACTGCTGCAGTAGCTGTAGTTTTTAGATGGATATTTAATTCTAAGTTTGGCCTTTTAAATTATTTTTTGGGATTAATTGGAATTGAGCCCATTGCTTGGCTCTTAGATCCTAATTACTCTATCTATGCCACTATAATATTTTGCATATGGAAGACCCTAGGCTATAACATTTTAATTTTTGTGACTGGCCTTAGGAAAATTGACGATGTTTATTTAAAAGCTGCTAAGGTTGATGGGGCAAATGCTTTCGTTAGATTCAAGAGAATAATCTTACCTCTACTTTCACCCACAATTTTGTTTATATCTATAACATCGCTTATAGGAACATTTAAAGTTTTCCAAGAAGTATACACCTTATTTGGCAGATCACCTGGACCTTTAAATTCATCTTTGACAATTGTTTATTATATATACGACAATTTGATGAACAAGTTTTCTTATGGAATAGCGGCAGCAGCTTCACTGGTGTTGTTTGCTATAGTTTTGTTGGTGACCTTGATTCAATTTTTAGTTTCAAAAAAATATGTCCACTATAGTTAA
- a CDS encoding ABC transporter substrate-binding protein, with translation MNKIKFLSIVLVLAMIFSLSACTKKDQAQAPKTDSEKTDTVEKKEEEQPKEEKKDKIEVEFWHAMSGPNGETLEKIINKFNESRDDIVINATFQGGYKDLFEKLNAAAQANQLPALTMIYGNRLSAYVKNDLVQPLDDYITDENIGFKKEIWDDIPQGLRDFGTWDGKRYALPFNKSAFLMYYNEDALKENDIEVPTTWDELRAAAEKLTKDGKTGIVFNKEVGVEFSFWTEQAGGHIYDEEKEVPTIDTPENKEAYEFVTGLVKDGLAQVAVEDKHITGPMSRGEAFIGFASSSNLPYMAEACKDTGVNWNVAELPEGKKKAVSFSGTDITIFNTVSEEVRKAAFEFIKYWYEPETQIMWGKGSGYLPLTNAAANSEEFQEYLKGEGKAKQVAINQFPIAFQDPKGLGGYSIHAAMQEAFEQITTGGMSIEEALKNAQEKASKEMEEAKSNFSLK, from the coding sequence ATGAATAAAATTAAATTTTTATCAATCGTGCTTGTTCTAGCAATGATTTTTAGTTTATCAGCTTGCACAAAAAAAGACCAAGCACAAGCACCAAAGACAGATAGTGAAAAAACAGACACTGTCGAAAAGAAAGAGGAAGAACAACCTAAAGAAGAAAAGAAAGACAAAATTGAAGTTGAATTTTGGCACGCAATGAGCGGCCCTAATGGTGAAACCTTAGAAAAAATCATCAATAAATTCAACGAAAGCAGAGATGATATAGTTATCAATGCAACATTCCAAGGCGGATACAAAGACTTGTTTGAAAAATTAAATGCAGCTGCACAAGCTAATCAATTGCCAGCTCTTACAATGATTTATGGCAATAGGCTCTCTGCATATGTAAAAAATGACTTGGTACAACCACTAGATGATTATATTACTGATGAAAATATTGGATTCAAAAAGGAAATTTGGGATGACATTCCTCAAGGTTTAAGAGATTTTGGTACATGGGATGGAAAAAGATATGCTCTACCATTTAACAAATCAGCCTTCTTGATGTATTATAATGAAGATGCTCTTAAAGAAAATGATATTGAAGTTCCTACAACATGGGATGAATTGAGAGCTGCTGCTGAAAAACTCACCAAAGACGGTAAAACAGGTATCGTATTCAATAAAGAAGTCGGTGTTGAATTCAGCTTCTGGACAGAACAAGCTGGCGGACACATCTATGACGAAGAAAAAGAAGTTCCTACAATTGATACACCAGAAAATAAAGAAGCATATGAATTTGTAACTGGCTTAGTAAAAGATGGACTTGCACAAGTTGCAGTTGAAGATAAACATATTACAGGGCCTATGTCAAGAGGAGAAGCTTTCATTGGTTTTGCATCTTCATCTAACTTACCATATATGGCAGAAGCTTGCAAAGATACAGGTGTTAACTGGAATGTAGCAGAATTACCTGAAGGCAAGAAAAAAGCTGTTAGCTTCTCAGGTACAGACATTACAATCTTTAACACAGTTAGTGAAGAAGTTAGAAAAGCCGCTTTTGAATTTATCAAATACTGGTATGAACCAGAAACACAAATTATGTGGGGCAAGGGCTCAGGCTACCTACCACTAACAAATGCTGCAGCAAATTCAGAAGAATTCCAAGAATATTTAAAGGGAGAAGGAAAAGCAAAACAAGTTGCTATCAATCAATTCCCAATTGCTTTTCAAGATCCAAAGGGACTTGGAGGATATTCAATTCACGCAGCTATGCAAGAAGCTTTTGAACAAATTACAACCGGCGGAATGAGCATTGAAGAAGCTCTAAAGAATGCTCAAGAAAAAGCTTCCAAGGAAATGGAAGAGGCCAAGAGTAATTTTAGTTTAAAGTAA
- a CDS encoding ABC transporter ATP-binding protein, with product MKVSLKNVTKNFGEKTAVNNISVDFEDGKLISILGSSGCGKSTTLNLIAGLEDLSSGKIYYDDIDVSNLETEKRNIGMIFQNYALYPHMSVYDNIAFPLKMKKYKKNEIKDLVEEAADLVKIKHLINNKPSELSGGEQQRVAIARAIVKKPDLLLMDEPFSNLDKKLRTETRMEIRNLQKKLNITTIFVTHDQEEAMSISDEIVLMSDGNIIQTGEPLQIYNDPKNLISAKFFGDGNLNVFDAEVKDNIIYIDQKKTNYRVKINDQKCSLAFRPEDVLINTDNPLITVRAKSYQITGRSILVYASYEDLDVEFYLDKGDMEIEGKLFDINVPASKIMLFDQTGERIYEEIK from the coding sequence TTGAAAGTAAGTTTAAAAAATGTGACAAAAAATTTTGGAGAAAAGACGGCGGTAAATAACATCAGCGTTGACTTTGAAGATGGTAAGCTTATTTCTATATTGGGTTCAAGTGGTTGTGGTAAAAGTACAACCCTTAATTTAATTGCTGGCCTTGAAGATTTAAGTTCAGGTAAAATTTATTATGATGATATTGATGTAAGTAATTTAGAAACTGAAAAAAGAAACATAGGAATGATATTTCAAAATTATGCCCTCTATCCTCACATGAGCGTTTATGATAATATTGCTTTCCCACTAAAAATGAAAAAGTATAAAAAGAATGAAATAAAAGATTTGGTTGAAGAAGCAGCAGACCTTGTAAAGATAAAGCATCTTATAAATAACAAGCCATCTGAATTATCAGGTGGTGAACAACAAAGGGTTGCAATTGCAAGGGCTATTGTCAAAAAACCAGATTTGTTACTTATGGACGAGCCGTTTTCTAATTTGGACAAAAAACTCCGTACTGAAACTAGAATGGAAATTAGAAATTTGCAAAAAAAATTAAATATAACAACTATATTTGTCACCCATGACCAAGAGGAAGCTATGTCAATCTCAGATGAGATTGTACTGATGTCGGATGGAAATATTATTCAAACTGGCGAGCCATTACAAATATACAATGATCCCAAGAATTTAATTAGTGCTAAATTTTTTGGAGATGGTAATTTAAATGTTTTTGATGCCGAAGTTAAAGACAATATAATTTATATTGATCAGAAAAAAACTAATTATAGAGTAAAGATTAATGATCAAAAGTGTTCATTGGCCTTTAGACCAGAAGATGTATTGATTAACACAGATAATCCATTAATTACGGTTAGGGCAAAAAGCTATCAGATAACTGGTAGAAGTATTTTAGTATATGCAAGTTATGAAGACTTAGATGTAGAGTTTTATCTAGATAAAGGAGACATGGAAATAGAAGGGAAACTTTTTGATATAAACGTTCCTGCGTCTAAAATAATGTTATTTGATCAAACAGGTGAGAGGATTTATGAAGAAATTAAATAG
- a CDS encoding type I restriction-modification system subunit M, which produces MSDILNASAQRAELHRRIWAIADDVRGAVDGWDFKQYVLGVLFYRFISENMTEFFNKAEHEAGDPDFDYAKISDAEAEEDFKPGTVEDKGFFILPSQLFENVVKTADSNENLNTDLANIFNTIEASAVGFPSEEKIKGLFSNIDTRSNQLGGTVKERNQRLADILKGINSINFGNFQENEIDAFGDAYEYLISNYASNAGKSGGEYFTPQSVSKLLAKLAMHKKTKVNKVYDPTIGSGSLVLQMKKQFDDHIIEEGFYGQEINLTNFNLSRMNMFLHDVNYNNFSIKYGDTLLNPKHLDEKPFDIIVSNPPYSKKWIGDGDVTLINDERFAPAGKLAPKSYSDFAFIMHALNHLSSKGRAAIVCFPGIFYRRGAEKTIRQYLVDNNFVDAIIQLPENLFFGTSIATCILVMAKNKTENKVLFIDASQEFQKVTNNNVLTDENIDKIVDEFDKRSDTEYFSRYVDRAEIVENDYNLSVSTYVEKEDTREKIDIKVLNQEIKETVEKIDQLRASIDKIVEELGDE; this is translated from the coding sequence ATGTCTGATATTTTAAATGCATCAGCGCAAAGGGCTGAATTACACAGGAGAATTTGGGCGATTGCGGATGATGTTCGCGGAGCTGTTGATGGATGGGACTTCAAGCAATACGTTTTGGGAGTTTTATTCTACAGATTTATTTCTGAAAATATGACAGAATTTTTCAACAAGGCCGAGCATGAGGCGGGCGATCCTGATTTTGATTATGCAAAAATTTCTGATGCAGAGGCTGAAGAAGATTTTAAACCAGGCACAGTTGAGGACAAGGGATTTTTTATCCTGCCCAGCCAACTCTTTGAAAATGTTGTAAAGACAGCTGATAGCAATGAAAACTTAAATACAGACTTGGCCAATATTTTTAATACCATAGAGGCAAGCGCAGTTGGTTTTCCATCAGAAGAAAAAATAAAAGGCCTCTTTTCAAACATAGACACCAGGAGCAATCAACTTGGAGGAACAGTCAAGGAGAGAAATCAAAGATTAGCAGATATATTAAAGGGTATCAACTCTATCAATTTTGGTAACTTTCAAGAAAATGAAATCGACGCCTTTGGAGATGCTTACGAATACTTAATTTCAAATTACGCTAGCAATGCAGGTAAATCAGGTGGAGAATATTTTACTCCTCAATCAGTTTCTAAACTGCTTGCAAAATTGGCCATGCACAAGAAAACCAAGGTCAATAAGGTCTACGACCCAACAATCGGCAGCGGAAGTTTAGTTCTTCAAATGAAAAAGCAATTTGACGATCACATTATCGAGGAGGGTTTTTACGGGCAGGAGATAAATCTGACCAACTTTAACTTGTCCAGGATGAATATGTTCCTCCACGATGTAAACTACAATAATTTTTCTATAAAATATGGGGACACGCTTTTAAATCCTAAGCACTTGGATGAAAAACCTTTTGATATTATTGTTTCAAATCCACCTTATTCAAAAAAATGGATAGGCGACGGAGATGTAACTTTGATAAATGATGAGCGTTTTGCACCTGCTGGCAAGCTGGCACCAAAGTCATACTCAGACTTTGCCTTTATTATGCACGCCCTCAACCATTTGTCCAGTAAGGGAAGGGCAGCTATCGTTTGCTTCCCAGGAATTTTTTACAGAAGGGGTGCAGAAAAAACTATTAGGCAATATTTGGTTGACAACAACTTTGTGGACGCTATTATCCAACTGCCAGAAAATTTATTCTTTGGCACGTCTATTGCTACTTGTATACTTGTGATGGCGAAAAATAAAACTGAAAACAAGGTTTTATTTATAGATGCATCACAGGAATTTCAAAAGGTCACCAACAACAATGTCCTCACAGATGAAAACATAGACAAGATTGTTGACGAATTTGACAAGAGATCTGATACAGAATATTTTTCCCGCTATGTAGATAGGGCAGAGATTGTAGAAAACGATTACAATTTATCTGTATCGACCTATGTTGAAAAGGAAGACACAAGGGAAAAGATTGACATCAAAGTCTTGAACCAAGAAATAAAAGAAACCGTCGAAAAAATTGATCAGCTTAGGGCAAGCATCGATAAAATAGTTGAGGAACTTGGCGATGAATAA
- a CDS encoding CD3072 family TudS-related putative desulfidase: MDVRSKRVVLVSHCILNQNSVVDNLARAKGAYRGIVETIMDNNIGIHQLPCPEMIHLGMERPSMTRDQYDTEDYRRLCQKLADQTIAIINNYLKNDYEIVGLIGINHSPTCSIRCGEGVFMEELLKKIRDLDLDIPTTDVSTSYVEGKDNTEEINELKEFLNK; the protein is encoded by the coding sequence ATGGACGTTAGGTCAAAAAGAGTTGTCCTAGTCTCTCATTGTATCTTAAATCAAAACTCAGTTGTAGATAACTTAGCCCGTGCTAAGGGAGCCTACAGGGGGATTGTAGAAACAATTATGGATAATAATATTGGTATCCACCAACTTCCATGTCCTGAAATGATCCATCTAGGAATGGAAAGACCATCAATGACCAGAGACCAATACGACACAGAAGATTATCGCAGACTTTGCCAAAAACTTGCCGATCAAACGATTGCAATAATTAATAACTATTTAAAAAATGATTATGAAATTGTAGGTTTAATTGGAATCAACCATAGCCCCACCTGCTCCATTAGATGTGGCGAAGGCGTTTTTATGGAAGAACTGCTAAAAAAAATAAGAGATCTGGATTTAGATATACCAACTACTGATGTATCGACATCTTATGTTGAAGGCAAAGATAATACAGAAGAAATCAATGAACTGAAAGAGTTTCTAAACAAATAA
- a CDS encoding ClbS/DfsB family four-helix bundle protein has translation MRVYESKEELKSEIKKTFEKYITEFDNIPEKLKDKRVEEVDRTPAENLAYQVGWTTLLLKWEEDEKNGLAVKTPSEKFKWNQLGELYNWFTDAYAHKSLAELKNILTKNVENIYLMIDNLTYEELFQPHKRKWADEATKKAVWEVYKFIHVNTVAPFGTFRTKIRKWKKLCL, from the coding sequence ATGAGGGTCTATGAAAGCAAGGAAGAATTAAAAAGTGAGATAAAGAAGACTTTTGAAAAATATATTACCGAGTTTGATAATATTCCAGAAAAATTAAAAGATAAAAGGGTGGAAGAAGTTGATAGGACACCAGCTGAGAATCTTGCATACCAAGTTGGTTGGACCACTTTGCTTTTGAAATGGGAAGAAGATGAAAAAAATGGCCTAGCTGTCAAAACTCCATCAGAGAAATTTAAATGGAATCAGTTAGGAGAACTATATAATTGGTTTACAGATGCTTATGCACATAAATCTCTAGCCGAATTAAAAAATATACTAACAAAAAATGTGGAAAATATTTACCTAATGATAGATAATCTTACGTATGAAGAATTGTTCCAGCCTCATAAGAGAAAATGGGCAGATGAAGCGACAAAAAAAGCAGTTTGGGAAGTATATAAGTTTATTCACGTAAATACAGTAGCTCCATTTGGAACATTCAGAACAAAAATAAGGAAATGGAAAAAATTATGCCTATAA
- a CDS encoding restriction endonuclease subunit S produces MNNILEMIKNEKVEWKKLGDVARCFAGGTPKTNIRSYYDGDIPWIRSGEINFNVIRSSERNITKEGLDKSSAKMIRPNSVVLAMTGATVGRSAVVEFATASNQSVAAIENNEELLNYKFLYYYISNNYENIKNMGQGALTSLNLGIIKNFQIPIPSLETQERIVKILDTMVDHFTQLQAELQAELQARNRQYEHYRDKLLSEEYLNKLTENNNVRKTRLCEIAQLNRGKRVVRNQLSQEGLYPVFQNSLIPLGFYDNKNFNGEKTCIITAGAAGDIFYQEKDFWAADDVFVITTDETIDKYLYYFILNKQFILKSKVRRASVPRLSRESIEGLEILVPPIPVQEHIVSILDNFNKIVTDINEGLPKEIELRQKQYEYYRERLLDFKREED; encoded by the coding sequence ATGAATAATATCCTGGAAATGATTAAAAACGAAAAAGTCGAGTGGAAGAAACTGGGTGATGTAGCAAGATGCTTTGCAGGAGGCACACCTAAAACAAATATACGTTCATATTATGATGGGGACATTCCATGGATTAGATCTGGTGAAATAAATTTTAACGTAATTAGATCTTCGGAAAGAAATATTACAAAAGAGGGCTTAGATAAGTCATCTGCTAAGATGATAAGACCAAATAGTGTTGTTTTAGCAATGACCGGTGCAACAGTTGGAAGGAGTGCAGTTGTTGAGTTTGCAACTGCATCTAATCAATCAGTTGCAGCCATTGAAAATAATGAGGAATTATTAAATTATAAATTTTTATATTATTATATTTCAAATAACTATGAAAACATTAAAAATATGGGGCAAGGAGCTCTAACAAGTTTAAACTTAGGAATTATTAAAAATTTTCAAATTCCAATTCCATCACTGGAGACTCAGGAGAGGATTGTAAAAATTCTCGATACAATGGTGGACCACTTTACTCAGCTACAAGCTGAGCTACAAGCTGAGCTACAAGCTCGAAATAGACAATATGAGCATTATCGTGATAAATTGTTGAGTGAAGAATATTTAAATAAACTGACAGAAAATAATAATGTTAGAAAAACTAGATTATGTGAAATTGCTCAATTAAATAGAGGAAAAAGAGTTGTTAGAAATCAGCTAAGCCAAGAGGGTTTGTATCCTGTTTTTCAAAATTCTTTAATACCTTTGGGATTCTATGACAATAAAAATTTTAATGGAGAAAAAACCTGTATTATAACAGCAGGAGCAGCAGGGGATATTTTTTATCAAGAAAAAGACTTTTGGGCGGCTGATGATGTTTTTGTAATAACAACAGATGAAACGATAGATAAATATTTATATTATTTTATTTTAAATAAACAATTTATTTTAAAATCAAAAGTCAGAAGAGCTAGTGTTCCAAGGCTATCTAGGGAAAGTATTGAAGGATTGGAGATACTAGTCCCACCCATCCCAGTTCAAGAGCATATTGTTTCTATTCTTGATAATTTTAATAAGATTGTTACTGATATCAACGAGGGTTTGCCTAAGGAGATTGAACTAAGGCAAAAGCAGTATGAGTATTACAGGGAGAGATTGCTGGACTTTAAGAGGGAAGAGGATTAG
- a CDS encoding CD3073 family putative ECF transporter S component, with the protein MSNSKKLTFAGISIGINIVLGTIVGWMSIPLLFLDTVGTILSAVVLGPVYGMAVGGITNVVLGFIYNPKDIPFALVNIAIGLVVGLIAKKYKFDVKTAIITGLILAVVAPAIGTPIAIYVYGGLTGDFNDVFFTALKNAGKDIFSAAFIPRITSNIIDKVISCVLVSVSYRRLEGVINGR; encoded by the coding sequence ATGAGCAATAGTAAAAAATTAACCTTTGCCGGTATTTCTATCGGTATCAACATCGTACTTGGAACAATTGTAGGTTGGATGTCTATTCCTTTATTATTCCTTGATACTGTCGGCACAATCTTATCCGCTGTAGTCCTTGGTCCAGTTTATGGTATGGCTGTTGGCGGTATTACAAACGTTGTACTTGGATTTATTTACAATCCAAAAGACATTCCATTCGCTTTAGTAAATATTGCTATAGGTTTGGTAGTTGGACTTATTGCCAAAAAATATAAATTTGATGTTAAGACTGCAATTATAACTGGATTGATTTTGGCAGTTGTAGCTCCAGCAATAGGTACTCCAATTGCAATCTATGTTTATGGTGGCCTTACAGGAGATTTTAACGACGTCTTCTTTACAGCTTTAAAAAATGCAGGCAAGGATATTTTTTCTGCAGCATTTATTCCTAGAATCACAAGCAATATAATTGATAAAGTAATATCTTGTGTATTGGTTTCAGTTTCTTATAGGAGATTAGAAGGAGTTATTAATGGACGTTAG
- a CDS encoding nitroreductase family protein, protein MPLGYKDGRREVYMKNNNFEDVVFNRHSVKEFKDTKIDREEMMEILREATLAPSSVNLQPWRFVIVESDEGKDKLRPLIKFNVRQNDTSAAMILIFGDMKCYEKADEIYSMAVEKGYMPEEIKKQALDFFVPAYKSFSKQKMNDVVKIDASLMAMQLMLVARAHGYDTNVIGGFEEDKLAAAFDLDPERYVPVMILAIGESDYDYHESVRLDVADITKFA, encoded by the coding sequence ATCCCTTTGGGGTATAAGGATGGCAGGAGGGAAGTGTATATGAAAAATAATAATTTTGAAGACGTAGTATTTAACAGGCACTCGGTAAAGGAATTTAAAGACACCAAGATTGATAGAGAAGAGATGATGGAAATTTTAAGAGAGGCAACCCTGGCCCCATCATCTGTAAACTTACAACCATGGAGATTTGTAATAGTTGAATCAGACGAAGGTAAGGACAAACTCCGCCCACTGATCAAATTTAATGTAAGGCAAAACGACACATCAGCTGCCATGATTTTGATCTTTGGGGATATGAAATGCTATGAAAAGGCGGATGAAATTTATAGCATGGCTGTTGAAAAAGGCTACATGCCAGAAGAAATTAAAAAGCAAGCCCTGGACTTTTTTGTCCCAGCCTACAAGTCATTTTCAAAACAAAAAATGAATGACGTAGTAAAGATCGATGCTAGCCTAATGGCCATGCAACTCATGCTGGTCGCCCGTGCCCACGGCTACGATACAAACGTCATAGGAGGCTTTGAAGAAGACAAACTCGCTGCGGCCTTTGACCTGGACCCAGAAAGATACGTCCCAGTCATGATCCTCGCCATAGGCGAATCCGACTACGACTACCACGAATCAGTCAGACTCGACGTCGCAGATATTACAAAATTTGCATAA
- a CDS encoding carbohydrate ABC transporter permease: MSKKILNAFIWIILIVVAIFTLLPFVWMLITSVKSSGNIYQMPPEFFVKNPRFENYSDVVKMVPIFRYFINSTLISLLVTVGTLITTIFASYAFARYEFKGKDIIFTIIVATMMVPGEVLIAPNFVTISKLGLLNTMTALYLPWIASAFSIFLLRQYFLQVPEELYKASKIDGASEMDYLFRILVPYSKPALITIGLLRIINSWNEFLWPLLMVNETTKRTLPVGLTTFVTEAGTKYNLLMAYASIVVIPIILIYILCHNYIIQGFSRGGLKG, translated from the coding sequence ATGAGTAAAAAAATATTAAATGCTTTTATATGGATTATCTTAATAGTGGTAGCTATTTTCACCCTACTTCCATTTGTTTGGATGCTAATAACTTCTGTAAAAAGTTCAGGTAATATATATCAAATGCCACCAGAGTTTTTTGTAAAAAATCCTAGATTTGAAAACTATAGCGACGTCGTCAAAATGGTTCCAATTTTTAGATACTTTATAAATAGTACTCTAATCAGTTTGCTTGTAACAGTGGGTACTCTAATCACCACAATATTTGCAAGTTATGCATTTGCAAGATATGAATTTAAGGGCAAAGACATTATATTTACCATAATAGTAGCCACTATGATGGTTCCTGGTGAAGTGCTTATCGCTCCTAATTTTGTAACAATATCAAAATTGGGGCTACTAAACACAATGACAGCTTTATATTTACCTTGGATTGCAAGTGCCTTTTCAATATTTTTATTAAGACAATACTTTTTGCAAGTCCCCGAGGAGTTATACAAGGCTTCAAAAATTGATGGAGCTTCTGAGATGGATTACTTATTTAGAATACTTGTTCCATACTCAAAGCCAGCCCTTATAACCATAGGGCTTTTGAGAATAATAAATAGCTGGAACGAATTCTTGTGGCCACTCCTTATGGTCAATGAAACTACCAAGAGGACTTTGCCAGTTGGACTCACAACATTTGTCACAGAAGCCGGAACCAAATATAACTTACTGATGGCCTATGCTTCTATTGTAGTTATACCAATAATTTTGATTTATATTTTATGTCATAATTATATTATACAGGGCTTTAGTCGAGGAGGACTAAAGGGTTAA